One genomic window of Aethina tumida isolate Nest 87 chromosome 3, icAetTumi1.1, whole genome shotgun sequence includes the following:
- the LOC109605564 gene encoding crossover junction endonuclease MUS81 yields MSQRKRVTVKLKEPNPLFVQWLTEWRDKARESESKMQYAFNIALQSLKKYPLPLDTGKDCKILKGFGDKLCTMLDDKLKHYKTQNGNITRPSIPQSQGSFSGKDKNSNAITKATKSERISRGDKEYIPQYRSGGYALLLALYKQSLEPDYVGYMSKVDLIRKASEFADTSFTKTDTGSRYNAWSSMKKLLTEELVIKKSNPAKFSLTEKGQVLAKKLSNCDISNKSQESAHQMDIEAVDLSENDNKCDNQQQNIYSNIIKSPEKKNALQPTSTFKKYNSCNIISSETSAKALQNSKTIKKYNSTNSASSVQSNSEYVVYGPNSFDVLLIVDTQETCGKNTEKMDDPLLAELEVLNVSYEVQNLKVSDYTWICRSKTSNVDLILPYIVERKRMDDFASSIKDGRYYEQKFRLKRSGIQNITYLIESYGKNDHHVGLPLTSLYQAATNTAIQDGFCVKFTSNLRHTAEYLACFTGFLEATFKTKTVASCLKDNLPVFSLNDEIVSLMTLKEFNSSSVKNKKMTVKDLFVKSLIQIKGVSVEKALAIVQKYPTPRLLYDAYLENPGPAGEKLLSNIQCGTARKNIGIVISKVVYQLFNSNF; encoded by the exons ATGAGCCAAAGAAAGAGGGTAACCGTAAAATTGAAAGAACCAAATCCTCTCTTTGTACAATGGTTAACTGAATGGAGGGACAAAGCAAGAGAAAGTGAATCAAAAATGCAATACGCTTTTAATATAGCTTTGCAATCGTTGAAAAAATATCCTTTACCTCTTGACACAGGCAAAGATTGTAAAATTCTTAAAGGGTTTGGCGATAAATTGTGTACTATGTtagatgataaattaaaacattacaaaaCTCAAAATGGTAACATCACAAGACCAAGCATACCTCAATCGCAAGGTTCATTTAGTGGAAAAGATAAGAATTCCAATGCAATAACTAAAGCAACTAAGTCAGAAAGAATATCTAGAGGAGACAAAGAATATATTCCTCAATATAGATCTGGTGGTTATGCATTATTATTAGCTTTATACAAACAAAGCTTGGAGCCTGATTATGTAGGTTACATGTCTAAAGTGGATTTGATTAGAAAAGCATCAGAATTTGCAGATACCTCTTTTACCAAAACAGATACAGGTTCTAGATACAATGCTTGGTCATCTATGAAGAAACTGTTAACTGAGGAGCTTGTTATAAAGAAAAGTAATCCAGCAAAATTCTCATTAACTGAGAAAGGTCAAGTGTTGgccaaaaaattaagtaactgtgatatatcaaataaatctcAAGAATCTGCACATCAAATGGATATTGAAGCAGTTGATTTATctgaaaatgataataaatgtgataaccagcaacaaaatatttatagtaatataattaaaagtccAGAAAAAAAGAATGCTCTCCAACCAACAAgtactttcaaaaaatataattcttgtAATATCATTAGTAGTGAAACTAGTGCTAAGGCATTACAAAATTCAAAgacaatcaaaaaatataattcaacaaaCAGTGCCAGTTCAGTGCAATCAAACTCAGAATATGTGGTGTATGGTCCAAATagttttgatgttttattaattgttgataCTCAAGAAACATGTGG AAAAAACACGGAAAAGATGGATGATCCTCTTTTAGCTGAATTGGAAGTACTGAATGTGTCTTATGAAGTTCAAAACCTAAAAGTAAGTGATTACACTTGGATTTGCAGGAGCAAAACTTCCAATGTAGATTTAATCCTTCCATACATTGTTGAGAGAAAAAGAATGGATGACTTTGCAAGCAGTATTAAAGATGGTCGTTACTATGAGCAAAAATTTAGACTGAAAAGATCTGGAATCCAGAACATCACTTACTTAATTGAAAGTTATGGCAAAAATGATCACCATGTAGGTTTGCCTCTAACTAGTTTATATCAAGCAGCAACAAATACTGCCATACAGGATGGATTCTGCGTAAAATTCACCTCTAATTTACGTCATACTGCTGAATATTTGGCGTGTTTTACTGGATTTTTAGAAGCGACGTTTAAG ACGAAAACCGTTGCCAGCTGTCTCAAAGATAACTTAcctgttttttctttaaatgatGAAATTGTTTCTCTCATGACACtgaaagaatttaattctTCTTCAGTCAAAAATAAG AAAATGACTGTCAAGGATTTGTTTGTTAAGTCTCTGATCCAAATAAAAGGAGTTTCTGTGGAAAAAGCACTTGCTATTGTTCAAAAGTATCCAACGCCTCGACTTCTTTATGACGCATATCTGGAAAACCCAGGTCCAGCtggagaaaaattattatctaatataCAATGTGGTACTGCTCGGAAGAATATTGGAATTGTGATAAGTAAAGTTGTGTATcaactttttaattcaaatttttag